A window of Primulina huaijiensis isolate GDHJ02 chromosome 9, ASM1229523v2, whole genome shotgun sequence contains these coding sequences:
- the LOC140984331 gene encoding arogenate dehydratase/prephenate dehydratase 1, chloroplastic-like isoform X1, translated as MALKAAHIVCGCNSEKSTTCPQIGVSYSLHRQSTFLNLRSQRKWECLSHRAITPVEGEIPSTPAAVEEATEVSLAVGFHHDLNYLPKPLSASNAISSSSDGSKVRVAYQGIPGAYSEAAALKAYPKCETVPCDQFEAAFKAVELWLVDKAVLPIENSVGGSIHRNYDLLLRHRLHIVGEVRLVVNHTLLGLPGVRKEELKCVLSHPQMLFQALDQCEMYLNKLGVTRVSTDDTAGAAQIIASEGFRETGAIASSRAAEIYGLNVLSERIQDHSDNITRFLILAREPTIPGTDRPYKTSIVFTLDEGPGVLFKALTVFALRGIDLSKIESLPQKRRPLRVVDDSNRGSATYFDYLFYIDFEASMAEPRAQYALGHLQEFARFLRVLGCYPVDTDP; from the exons ATGGCTTTGAAGGCTGCGCATATTGTTTGTGGTTGTAATAGCGAGAAGTCCACCACGTGTCCTCAAATAGGCGTTTCGTATTCCTTGCATAGGCAGTCTACTTTCTTGAATTTGAGGAGTCAGAGGAAATGGGAATGTCTGTCTCACAGGGCAATCACCCCCGTGGAAGGTGAGATCCCCTCAACTCCTGCGGCTGTTGAAGAGGCCACTGAAGTTTCCCTCGCTGTGGGATTTCATCATGATTTAAATTATCTTCCAA AACCTTTGTCTGCTAGTAATGCTATTTCTTCTTCTAGTGATGGATCAAAAGTTCGCGTTGCATATCAG GGGATTCCAGGAGCATACAGTGAGGCTGCTGCATTAAAAGCATATCCTAAGTGCGAGACTGTTCCTTGCGACCAATTTGAGGCTGCATTCAAG GCAGTTGAACTGTGGTTGGTCGACAAAGCAGTTCTTCCTATTGAGAATTCTGTTGGTGGTAGCATCCATCGGAACTATGACTTGTTGCTTCGGCATCGGCTTCACATTGTCGGGGAAGTTCGGTTAGTTGTCAATCACACCCTTCTAGGCTTGCCTGGGGTCAGAAAGGAGGAGCTAAAGTGCGTCTTGAGTCATCCACAG ATGTTGTTTCAGGCCCTTGATCAGTGTGAGATGTATCTGAACAAGTTGGGTGTAACCAGAGTTAGCACAGATGATACCGCTGGTGCTGCTCAG ATTATAGCGTCCGAAGGTTTTAGAGAGACTGGAGCTATCGCAAGTTCTCGAGCCGCAGAAATCTATGGACTGAATGTTCTTTCTGAAAGAATACAG GATCATTCAGACAACATTACTCGTTTTCTAATACTTGCAAGGGAACCTACAATCCCTGGAACAGATCGACCTTATAAG ACTAGCATTGTGTTTACTCTGGACGAAGGACCTGGAGTTCTATTCAAAGCCTTGACAGTCTTTGCTTTGAGGGGTATTGATTTGTCAAAG ATTGAGAGCCTGCCACAGAAAAGACGGCCTTTGAGGGTTGTTGATGACTCTAACAGGGGGAGTGCCAC ATACTTTGACTACCTCTTTTACATTGATTTTGAAGCTTCAATGGCTGAACCTCGCGCCCAGTACGCACTTGGCCATCTTCAG GAGTTTGCAAGGTTTCTTCGAGTTCTTGGCTGTTATCCGGTAGATACAGACCCATGA
- the LOC140984331 gene encoding arogenate dehydratase/prephenate dehydratase 1, chloroplastic-like isoform X2: MALKAAHIVCGCNSEKSTTCPQIGVSYSLHRQSTFLNLRSQRKWECLSHRAITPVEGEIPSTPAAVEEATEVSLAVGFHHDLNYLPKPLSASNAISSSSDGSKVRVAYQGIPGAYSEAAALKAYPKCETVPCDQFEAAFKAVELWLVDKAVLPIENSVGGSIHRNYDLLLRHRLHIVGEVRLVVNHTLLGLPGVRKEELKCVLSHPQALDQCEMYLNKLGVTRVSTDDTAGAAQIIASEGFRETGAIASSRAAEIYGLNVLSERIQDHSDNITRFLILAREPTIPGTDRPYKTSIVFTLDEGPGVLFKALTVFALRGIDLSKIESLPQKRRPLRVVDDSNRGSATYFDYLFYIDFEASMAEPRAQYALGHLQEFARFLRVLGCYPVDTDP, encoded by the exons ATGGCTTTGAAGGCTGCGCATATTGTTTGTGGTTGTAATAGCGAGAAGTCCACCACGTGTCCTCAAATAGGCGTTTCGTATTCCTTGCATAGGCAGTCTACTTTCTTGAATTTGAGGAGTCAGAGGAAATGGGAATGTCTGTCTCACAGGGCAATCACCCCCGTGGAAGGTGAGATCCCCTCAACTCCTGCGGCTGTTGAAGAGGCCACTGAAGTTTCCCTCGCTGTGGGATTTCATCATGATTTAAATTATCTTCCAA AACCTTTGTCTGCTAGTAATGCTATTTCTTCTTCTAGTGATGGATCAAAAGTTCGCGTTGCATATCAG GGGATTCCAGGAGCATACAGTGAGGCTGCTGCATTAAAAGCATATCCTAAGTGCGAGACTGTTCCTTGCGACCAATTTGAGGCTGCATTCAAG GCAGTTGAACTGTGGTTGGTCGACAAAGCAGTTCTTCCTATTGAGAATTCTGTTGGTGGTAGCATCCATCGGAACTATGACTTGTTGCTTCGGCATCGGCTTCACATTGTCGGGGAAGTTCGGTTAGTTGTCAATCACACCCTTCTAGGCTTGCCTGGGGTCAGAAAGGAGGAGCTAAAGTGCGTCTTGAGTCATCCACAG GCCCTTGATCAGTGTGAGATGTATCTGAACAAGTTGGGTGTAACCAGAGTTAGCACAGATGATACCGCTGGTGCTGCTCAG ATTATAGCGTCCGAAGGTTTTAGAGAGACTGGAGCTATCGCAAGTTCTCGAGCCGCAGAAATCTATGGACTGAATGTTCTTTCTGAAAGAATACAG GATCATTCAGACAACATTACTCGTTTTCTAATACTTGCAAGGGAACCTACAATCCCTGGAACAGATCGACCTTATAAG ACTAGCATTGTGTTTACTCTGGACGAAGGACCTGGAGTTCTATTCAAAGCCTTGACAGTCTTTGCTTTGAGGGGTATTGATTTGTCAAAG ATTGAGAGCCTGCCACAGAAAAGACGGCCTTTGAGGGTTGTTGATGACTCTAACAGGGGGAGTGCCAC ATACTTTGACTACCTCTTTTACATTGATTTTGAAGCTTCAATGGCTGAACCTCGCGCCCAGTACGCACTTGGCCATCTTCAG GAGTTTGCAAGGTTTCTTCGAGTTCTTGGCTGTTATCCGGTAGATACAGACCCATGA
- the LOC140984965 gene encoding uncharacterized protein — protein MADLYGGRKPLFKDEDLQEEEVWPLVKAREDSNSKPRKNHFSGSSSSNAWRSAAPRAIRRAEDGGSSTAWTEPQQSSAPVDIPDRSKISKRMSNKNLWDDTSGAHDNDNDDDYMGWKNRHGLVVDADNYDDDEEGNEMVPPHEYLARRLASTQIASFSMCEGVGRTLKGRDLSKLRNAILTKTGFLE, from the coding sequence ATGGCAGACTTGTATGGTGGTAGAAAGCCATTATTTAAAGATGAAGACCTTCAAGAAGAGGAGGTGTGGCCTCTGGTGAAAGCAAGAGAAGATTCGAACTCAAAACCCCGAAAGAACCATTTTTCCGGTTCTTCATCATCAAATGCATGGCGCAGCGCCGCTCCGCGGGCCATCAGAAGGGCCGAGGACGGCGGATCCTCTACAGCGTGGACGGAGCCTCAGCAGTCATCAGCTCCTGTGGACATTCCGGACCGGTCCAAGATTTCGAAGAGAATGTCTAACAAAAACTTGTGGGATGATACATCTGGTGCACATGACAATGATAACGATGATGATTATATGGGATGGAAGAATCGCCATGGTTTAGTTGTTGATGCAGATaattatgatgatgatgaagagggTAATGAAATGGTCCCACCACATGAATATTTGGCAAGAAGGCTTGCTAGTACTCAGATTGCTTCGTTCTCCATGTGTGAAGGTGTTGGAAGAACTCTCAAAGGAAGAGATCTCAGCAAATTAAGGAATGCCATTTTAACCAAAACTGGATTTCTGGAATGA